The following are encoded in a window of Staphylospora marina genomic DNA:
- a CDS encoding FAD-dependent thymidylate synthase: MNEKSRVDLSRYVSNLDRNVYTIFNLPEEVIAVIFAYVSRSPASFRDNLRKLLEDEELAVDMNSGSIATAFSEKAARFHEKWVVGYGHSSVAEHAVAHIGIERISRLASAELELANSFNSFTEYSQRYQRPRRGDVYVPPELDEVPELKSLFLSLNEEAFDVYERLMTGLTNHLEKTEKRGENETERAWRLRLEKIAFEDARYVLTLATLTNLGMTGNGRALRDTLVRLLSSPHEECRRLAREMEREISRVIPTLLKYVNPNEYLTETRDSLKNRLSRFRKEEPVREKGPSARFTFLPDYEDCLTELATHLLVREASLSWEEAARVSAGLAPEEKEQIAEEALSRLRFFDNPLDELHHLTYRMEMKISEANWHQLLRHNRRTHFSFSEPVIRFGYTVPPHIREAGLEEPFCAFIARAEDVYRRLEAWNPLIARYAVTNAHHRQVTASATLWELYHLINLRTSPEAQWDIRETFEQLHRRLRKAHPVLARFAKRRSG; encoded by the coding sequence ATGAACGAGAAGAGCCGCGTGGATCTTTCCCGCTATGTGTCCAATCTGGACCGGAACGTGTACACCATTTTCAATTTGCCCGAAGAAGTGATCGCCGTGATTTTTGCGTATGTGAGCCGGAGTCCGGCCAGCTTCCGGGACAATCTTCGCAAACTTCTCGAAGATGAAGAGCTGGCGGTGGACATGAATTCCGGATCGATCGCCACGGCTTTCTCGGAGAAAGCGGCCCGGTTCCACGAGAAATGGGTGGTGGGATACGGCCATTCCAGCGTGGCCGAACACGCCGTCGCCCATATCGGCATCGAACGGATCAGCCGGCTGGCCTCGGCGGAACTGGAGCTGGCCAATTCGTTCAACAGCTTCACCGAATACAGCCAGCGATACCAACGCCCCAGACGCGGCGACGTGTACGTTCCGCCGGAACTGGACGAGGTGCCGGAGCTGAAATCGCTGTTTCTGTCACTGAACGAAGAAGCGTTTGACGTGTACGAACGGCTGATGACGGGCCTCACCAACCATCTGGAAAAGACGGAAAAGCGCGGGGAAAACGAAACGGAACGGGCCTGGCGGCTTCGTCTGGAAAAAATCGCGTTTGAAGATGCCCGATACGTGCTCACCCTGGCCACCCTGACCAATCTGGGCATGACCGGCAACGGCCGGGCGCTCCGCGACACGCTGGTCCGGCTTCTGTCCAGTCCCCATGAAGAGTGCCGCCGGTTGGCCCGGGAGATGGAACGGGAAATCAGCCGGGTCATCCCCACCCTGCTCAAATACGTCAACCCCAACGAATACCTGACGGAGACCCGGGACTCGCTGAAAAACCGTTTGAGCCGTTTCCGCAAGGAAGAACCCGTCCGCGAGAAGGGGCCGTCCGCCCGATTCACGTTTCTGCCGGATTACGAAGATTGCCTGACCGAGCTTGCCACCCATTTGCTGGTTCGGGAAGCGTCCCTCTCGTGGGAAGAAGCCGCACGGGTGTCTGCCGGATTGGCTCCGGAAGAAAAAGAGCAAATCGCCGAAGAAGCTCTTTCCCGCCTGCGCTTCTTCGACAATCCGCTGGATGAACTGCATCATCTCACGTACCGGATGGAGATGAAGATTTCGGAAGCCAACTGGCACCAGTTGCTCCGTCACAACAGGCGCACTCATTTCTCCTTCAGTGAACCCGTCATCCGGTTCGGCTACACCGTCCCGCCCCACATCCGCGAAGCAGGGCTGGAAGAACCGTTTTGCGCGTTCATCGCCCGGGCGGAAGATGTGTACCGACGGCTGGAAGCATGGAATCCGCTCATCGCCCGGTATGCGGTGACCAACGCCCATCACCGGCAGGTGACCGCCTCGGCCACGCTGTGGGAGCTGTACCATCTGATCAA
- the yunB gene encoding sporulation protein YunB, which translates to MRIRRRLVRRPGFPAIGMSRHGMKVLVAVIVLGVLFQMIWMVEKNLEPVLLTIANTKVKKIAQDAMLDGIRDVQRSLGGEMGRLMAVEKGEDGKITFVKIDPDLQAKIYERVTGRIMDKMIQLEQTRIEVTLGQILQNNLLAEYGPDIPIQIWPKGAPKVNLVPKMESQGINMVMVTLHLEVHTEMGMVVPFTEQSIPVDFRYPIAQAVVVGEVPDYYFYNDLGQIKQESVGTPHHPVPPVPSGKEAP; encoded by the coding sequence ATGCGCATTCGGCGGAGACTGGTGCGGCGACCGGGATTTCCGGCGATCGGGATGAGCCGTCACGGAATGAAAGTGCTGGTGGCGGTGATCGTGTTGGGCGTGTTGTTTCAGATGATCTGGATGGTTGAAAAAAATCTGGAACCGGTGCTGCTGACCATCGCCAATACCAAAGTGAAGAAAATCGCCCAGGATGCCATGCTGGACGGGATTCGCGACGTGCAACGATCATTGGGCGGGGAAATGGGGCGGTTGATGGCCGTCGAAAAGGGAGAGGACGGGAAAATCACGTTCGTCAAAATCGACCCGGACCTGCAGGCAAAGATTTACGAGCGGGTGACCGGGCGAATCATGGACAAGATGATCCAGCTGGAACAAACCAGAATCGAGGTCACGTTGGGGCAAATCCTGCAGAACAATCTGTTGGCCGAATACGGTCCGGACATTCCGATTCAGATCTGGCCCAAAGGCGCCCCAAAGGTCAATCTGGTTCCGAAGATGGAATCGCAGGGGATCAACATGGTGATGGTGACCCTCCATCTGGAAGTTCACACCGAGATGGGCATGGTCGTACCGTTCACGGAGCAGAGCATTCCGGTTGATTTTCGGTACCCGATCGCCCAGGCCGTCGTGGTGGGGGAAGTGCCCGATTACTATTTCTACAACGATCTCGGTCAAATCAAGCAGGAGTCGGTGGGGACGCCGCATCATCCCGTACCCCCGGTGCCTTCCGGAAAAGAGGCTCCATAG
- a CDS encoding ABC transporter ATP-binding protein, whose product MTQPVLEIKQLKLHFFTDKGVVKAVDGLDLTIHEGEIVGLVGESGCGKSVTSLAIMGLVSKPGKIVDGSILFQGKDLTRLPPREMRKIRGKEIAMIFQEPMTSLNPLFTIGDQLVEAIRTHRSCSKKEARELSMEMLKKVGISREGVLDDYPHQLSGGMRQRVMIAMAMVLNPRLLIADEPTTALDVTIQAQILDLMRFLNKEFGTAILLITHDMGVVAEMCDRVVVMYAGQVVEQTECRKLFRSPKHPYTEGLLKSIPKLDEQRKRLYAIPGQVPTPLNMPDGCRFAPRCEKVMDICRVRGPELLPADEGHLSRCFLHQEEALRHGTAQG is encoded by the coding sequence ATGACCCAACCTGTCCTGGAGATCAAGCAACTGAAGCTGCACTTTTTTACGGACAAAGGCGTGGTCAAGGCGGTGGACGGGCTGGATCTCACCATTCATGAAGGTGAGATTGTCGGCTTGGTGGGGGAATCCGGCTGCGGGAAAAGCGTCACCTCGTTGGCGATCATGGGACTGGTGTCCAAACCGGGCAAGATCGTGGACGGCTCCATCCTGTTTCAGGGGAAGGATCTGACCCGCCTGCCCCCGCGGGAGATGCGGAAGATTCGGGGCAAGGAGATTGCCATGATCTTTCAGGAGCCGATGACTTCGCTCAACCCGTTGTTCACCATCGGAGATCAGTTGGTGGAAGCGATTCGCACTCATCGTTCCTGTTCCAAAAAAGAGGCCCGGGAGCTTTCGATGGAGATGCTGAAAAAAGTGGGCATCTCCCGGGAAGGCGTCCTGGATGATTATCCGCACCAACTCTCCGGCGGCATGCGACAACGGGTGATGATTGCGATGGCCATGGTGTTGAATCCCCGACTGTTGATCGCCGACGAACCGACCACGGCCCTCGACGTGACCATCCAGGCGCAGATTCTCGATTTGATGCGCTTTCTGAACAAGGAGTTCGGCACCGCGATTCTGCTCATCACCCACGACATGGGGGTGGTTGCGGAGATGTGCGATCGCGTGGTGGTCATGTATGCCGGACAGGTGGTGGAACAGACGGAGTGTCGCAAACTGTTCCGTTCCCCCAAGCACCCGTATACCGAAGGACTGTTGAAGTCCATTCCCAAGCTGGATGAACAGCGGAAACGGCTGTATGCCATTCCGGGGCAGGTTCCCACGCCGCTCAACATGCCGGATGGTTGCCGGTTTGCACCGCGCTGCGAGAAGGTGATGGACATTTGCCGGGTGCGGGGACCGGAACTGCTCCCGGCGGATGAAGGCCACCTCAGCCGTTGTTTCCTGCATCAGGAGGAGGCGTTGCGTCATGGAACTGCTCAAGGTTGA
- a CDS encoding ABC transporter ATP-binding protein yields the protein MELLKVEGLKKVFPVRGGIFGRKVGEIVAVDDVSFTVRRGETLGLVGESGCGKSTTGRSILRLYEPTAGKVEFEGRDLLSLDEEEMRKARRDLQMVFQDPFASLNPRMKVAEILEEPLIVHGIGTAAERKEQVRELLSVVGLDKTHGSRYPHQFSGGQRQRIGIARALSTRPKLIVADEPVSALDVSIQSQVLNLMMDLQEQFELTYIFIAHDLSVVKHISNRVGVMYLGRVVELADRNELYEKPLHPYTQALLSAVPVPDPEAKRERIILKGDVPSPANPPKGCAFHPRCPHVMDICKEVRPAFEDQGGGHFVACHLMKKAEV from the coding sequence ATGGAACTGCTCAAGGTTGAGGGGCTCAAAAAAGTGTTCCCCGTCCGCGGCGGTATTTTTGGCAGAAAAGTCGGTGAAATCGTCGCCGTGGATGATGTGAGCTTCACGGTCCGACGAGGAGAAACGTTGGGACTGGTGGGGGAATCCGGCTGCGGAAAATCGACGACGGGACGCTCCATTCTCCGGTTGTACGAACCGACGGCGGGAAAGGTGGAGTTTGAAGGAAGGGATTTGTTGTCCCTCGACGAGGAAGAGATGCGCAAAGCACGGCGCGATCTGCAAATGGTGTTTCAGGATCCGTTCGCTTCGCTCAATCCGAGGATGAAAGTGGCGGAGATCCTGGAGGAGCCGCTGATCGTGCACGGCATCGGAACGGCCGCCGAGCGAAAGGAACAAGTGCGGGAACTGTTGTCCGTGGTGGGGTTGGACAAGACCCACGGCAGTCGGTATCCTCACCAGTTCAGCGGCGGTCAGCGGCAACGGATCGGCATCGCCCGGGCCCTTTCCACTCGTCCGAAGCTGATTGTGGCGGACGAACCCGTATCGGCACTGGACGTGTCCATCCAGTCACAGGTGCTCAATCTGATGATGGATTTGCAGGAACAATTTGAACTCACCTACATCTTCATCGCTCATGACTTGTCCGTCGTGAAACACATCAGCAACCGTGTGGGCGTGATGTATCTGGGTCGGGTGGTGGAACTGGCCGACCGCAACGAACTGTATGAAAAACCGTTGCATCCGTACACGCAGGCGCTTCTCTCCGCCGTCCCCGTGCCCGATCCCGAGGCGAAGCGGGAACGCATCATTCTGAAGGGAGACGTTCCCAGTCCGGCGAACCCGCCGAAGGGCTGCGCCTTCCATCCCCGCTGCCCTCACGTGATGGACATTTGCAAGGAAGTCCGGCCCGCGTTCGAAGACCAGGGCGGCGGACACTTTGTCGCCTGTCACTTGATGAAAAAGGCGGAAGTTTGA
- a CDS encoding ABC transporter substrate-binding protein, translated as MKKRVWLLSLAMIFVFSSFLMACGKDAAEKPKEKTLIYGRGADSKLLDPIQVTDGESINVTDQIFDTLVEYDRDSTQVVPGLAESWETSPDGLEWTFKLRQDVKFHDGTPFNAEAVVYNFNRWMDKNHPEHKGGEFPYYGYMFGGYKGDPGHVIKNVTAVDEFTVKFELNSPQAPFLSNLAMSPFAIGSPTAIKKDPEGFARNPVGTGAFMFKEWKQNDSITLVKNPNYWKQGYPKLDKLIFKSIPDNSARFTALKSGDIDMMDGLNPNDVKLVESDSNLQLFKQSGMNVGYLAMNTEKKPFDNPKVRQAINHAVNKQAIVDTLFAGLAVPAVNPMPESIWGYNKNVKDYEFDLEKAKQLLAEAGYPNGFEVEFYAMTEPRPYMPDGKKVAEFIQADLAKIGIKAKIVTYDWQTYLDRTGKGEHAMALLGWSGDNGDPDNFLYVLLDKDNAKAPDAGNIAFYKSDAVHDLLIKAQQTSDVKERTQLYEKAQEIIKQDAPWVPLVHSVVPYAASKKVTGFKPHLINLNLDTVDLQ; from the coding sequence GTGAAAAAACGCGTTTGGCTTTTGTCGCTGGCCATGATTTTCGTCTTCTCTTCGTTTTTGATGGCGTGCGGGAAAGACGCAGCCGAAAAGCCGAAGGAAAAAACGCTGATTTACGGCCGCGGCGCCGATTCCAAACTGCTTGACCCGATTCAGGTCACGGACGGGGAATCCATCAACGTGACGGATCAGATCTTCGATACGCTGGTGGAATACGACCGCGATTCCACCCAAGTGGTGCCCGGTCTGGCCGAAAGCTGGGAAACCAGCCCCGACGGACTGGAATGGACGTTCAAACTCCGCCAAGACGTGAAGTTCCATGACGGGACTCCGTTCAACGCCGAAGCGGTGGTGTACAACTTCAACCGCTGGATGGACAAAAACCATCCGGAGCACAAAGGCGGGGAATTCCCGTATTACGGGTACATGTTCGGCGGATACAAGGGGGATCCGGGGCATGTCATCAAGAATGTGACCGCCGTGGACGAGTTCACCGTGAAGTTTGAACTCAACAGCCCGCAAGCCCCGTTTTTGAGCAACCTGGCGATGTCTCCGTTCGCCATCGGTTCGCCGACGGCCATCAAGAAAGACCCGGAAGGATTCGCCCGCAATCCGGTCGGAACCGGTGCGTTCATGTTCAAGGAGTGGAAACAGAACGACTCCATCACGCTCGTGAAGAATCCGAATTACTGGAAACAAGGGTATCCGAAGCTGGATAAGCTGATCTTCAAGTCGATTCCCGACAACTCCGCCCGGTTCACCGCGCTCAAATCGGGCGACATCGACATGATGGACGGTCTCAACCCCAATGACGTGAAACTGGTCGAATCCGACAGCAACCTCCAGTTGTTCAAGCAATCGGGCATGAACGTCGGCTACCTGGCGATGAACACGGAGAAAAAACCGTTTGACAATCCGAAGGTGCGTCAGGCGATCAACCACGCCGTGAACAAACAAGCCATCGTTGACACCCTGTTCGCCGGATTGGCGGTTCCCGCCGTCAACCCCATGCCGGAATCGATCTGGGGTTACAACAAAAACGTCAAAGATTATGAGTTCGATCTGGAAAAAGCCAAGCAACTGCTGGCCGAAGCCGGTTATCCGAACGGTTTTGAAGTCGAGTTTTACGCCATGACCGAGCCGCGTCCGTACATGCCGGACGGGAAGAAAGTGGCTGAATTCATTCAGGCGGATCTCGCCAAGATCGGCATCAAGGCCAAAATCGTCACCTATGACTGGCAAACCTACCTGGATCGCACGGGCAAAGGGGAACATGCCATGGCGCTCCTGGGTTGGAGCGGGGACAACGGGGACCCGGACAACTTCCTGTACGTCCTGCTTGACAAAGACAACGCGAAAGCACCGGATGCCGGAAACATCGCGTTCTACAAGAGCGACGCCGTGCATGATTTGCTGATCAAGGCCCAGCAGACCAGTGACGTGAAAGAACGGACCCAATTGTATGAAAAAGCCCAGGAAATCATCAAGCAGGATGCTCCGTGGGTGCCGCTGGTGCACAGCGTGGTTCCCTATGCCGCTTCCAAGAAAGTGACCGGCTTCAAGCCGCACCTGATCAACCTGAATCTCGACACGGTGGATCTGCAATAA
- a CDS encoding ABC transporter permease, with amino-acid sequence MLAYTIRRLLMLIPVLIGMSIITFAVVHAIPGDPAKTIAGEKATPQQLEEIRHSLGLDQPFYIQYFRYVGDLLQGDLGTSLITKVPIAEEIGPFLAATAELALTSLVIAVFFGVNLGILSAWRQNSWLDYGSMVLALIGVSVPVFWLGLMEQWFFAQELGWLPSNGRVDPRLDMEGITHFYILDALIIGDMELLGDVLLHLILPAVALATIPMSIIARMTRSSMLEVMRSDYIRTARAKGLSEFWVIYKHAFKNAVIPVLTVAGLQLGMLLGGAVLTETIFSWPGVGRYIYDAINQRNYPVIQSGILVLATMFVIINLIVDLLYAWIDKRIQYGKE; translated from the coding sequence ATGTTGGCTTACACGATTCGCCGGCTTCTCATGTTGATCCCGGTGCTGATCGGCATGTCGATCATTACGTTTGCCGTGGTGCATGCCATCCCCGGAGATCCGGCCAAAACCATTGCCGGGGAAAAAGCCACCCCGCAGCAATTGGAAGAGATCCGGCACAGTCTTGGACTGGATCAGCCGTTTTACATCCAATATTTCCGTTATGTGGGGGACCTTTTGCAGGGGGATCTGGGCACTTCGCTGATCACCAAGGTGCCGATCGCCGAAGAGATCGGCCCGTTTCTCGCCGCGACGGCCGAACTGGCGTTGACCAGCCTGGTGATCGCCGTGTTTTTCGGGGTCAACTTGGGCATTTTGTCCGCCTGGCGTCAAAACTCGTGGCTGGATTACGGCAGCATGGTGCTGGCCTTGATCGGGGTTTCCGTTCCCGTGTTCTGGCTGGGCCTGATGGAACAGTGGTTTTTCGCCCAGGAACTGGGGTGGTTGCCTTCCAACGGACGGGTCGATCCGCGTCTTGACATGGAGGGAATCACGCATTTTTATATCCTGGACGCGCTGATCATCGGCGATATGGAGCTGCTCGGTGACGTGCTCCTGCATCTGATCTTGCCGGCGGTGGCGCTGGCCACCATTCCGATGTCGATCATCGCCCGGATGACCCGCTCCAGCATGCTGGAAGTGATGCGTTCGGATTACATCCGCACGGCTCGTGCCAAAGGCTTGTCCGAGTTTTGGGTGATTTACAAGCACGCGTTCAAAAATGCCGTGATTCCCGTCCTGACCGTTGCCGGCCTGCAGCTCGGCATGCTGCTCGGAGGGGCGGTGTTGACGGAGACCATCTTCAGCTGGCCGGGGGTGGGGCGTTATATCTACGATGCCATCAACCAGCGCAACTACCCCGTCATCCAATCCGGCATTCTGGTGCTGGCCACGATGTTCGTCATCATCAACCTGATCGTCGACCTCTTGTATGCCTGGATTGACAAGCGGATTCAGTACGGGAAGGAGTGA
- a CDS encoding ABC transporter permease — translation MQQPPNPDHTTLAAGPELPVRQAEETPVRDFFRAFLRHRSAVIGSVIILFFLFIALVAPWIAPYDYAEKSEAVLQAPSGEHWFGTDDLGRDVFSRVVHGSRISLWVGFIAVSGSIVFGSLLGLIAGFYGGWRDTVISRFFDILLAFPGILLAIAIVAMLGPGLNNALIAIAIINIPTFGRLMRSRVLSVKAEDYILAARAMGMKNSRILLKHILPNSWTPIMVQGTLGFATAVIEAAALGFLGLGAQPPDPEWGTMLADSRKLIQIAPWTMIFPGVAIMLTVLGFNLLGDGLRDLFDPRMKQ, via the coding sequence ATGCAACAGCCACCGAATCCAGATCACACCACACTTGCGGCAGGACCGGAGCTTCCGGTTCGCCAGGCAGAAGAAACGCCGGTCCGCGACTTTTTCCGGGCATTTTTGCGGCACCGGTCCGCCGTGATCGGCAGCGTCATCATCCTGTTTTTCCTCTTCATCGCCCTGGTGGCTCCATGGATCGCACCCTATGATTATGCGGAGAAATCGGAGGCCGTGCTGCAGGCACCGTCCGGTGAACACTGGTTCGGCACCGATGATCTCGGAAGGGACGTTTTTTCGCGGGTGGTGCACGGTTCCCGCATTTCGCTGTGGGTCGGTTTCATCGCCGTCTCCGGTTCGATCGTGTTCGGAAGTTTGCTGGGGTTGATTGCCGGGTTTTACGGAGGATGGCGGGACACGGTCATTTCCCGCTTCTTTGACATCCTGCTCGCCTTTCCGGGAATCTTGCTGGCCATTGCCATCGTGGCCATGCTCGGTCCGGGGCTGAACAACGCGCTGATCGCCATCGCCATCATCAACATCCCCACCTTCGGACGGCTGATGCGTTCCAGGGTGCTCAGTGTCAAGGCGGAAGATTACATCCTGGCGGCCCGCGCGATGGGAATGAAAAACAGCCGGATCCTGCTGAAACACATCCTGCCCAACAGCTGGACGCCGATCATGGTGCAGGGAACGCTCGGGTTCGCCACGGCGGTCATCGAAGCGGCTGCGCTCGGCTTTCTGGGACTCGGCGCACAGCCGCCCGATCCCGAATGGGGCACCATGCTGGCCGACTCGCGGAAATTGATCCAGATCGCGCCGTGGACGATGATCTTTCCGGGAGTGGCCATCATGCTCACCGTGCTCGGATTCAACCTGCTGGGTGACGGGCTGCGCGATCTGTTTGATCCCCGGATGAAGCAGTGA